From a single Bradyrhizobium sediminis genomic region:
- a CDS encoding BA14K family protein, producing the protein MVVSPRYCQTVQYAPRERYYDEPPACTRYRSYNPRTGTFIGRDGYERPCP; encoded by the coding sequence ATGGTGGTTTCGCCGCGTTATTGCCAGACGGTGCAATACGCTCCCCGGGAGCGATATTACGACGAACCGCCGGCCTGCACGCGCTACCGCTCCTATAACCCGCGCACCGGCACCTTCATCGGCCGCGACGGCTACGAGCGTCCCTGCCCGTAG
- a CDS encoding DeoR/GlpR family DNA-binding transcription regulator — MTGLTHRQSEILNIARAFGRVMVDDLARRFEVSAQTIRKDLNDLCDHRSLTRIHGGAIIASGVENLAYEARRFVAAEEKKAIGVAAAAQIPNGCSLFINIGTTTEEVASALTSHEDLLVITNNLNVAMLLYRHPRIEVIVAGGAVRRADGAVIGSTAISLIGQFKVDYAIIGASAIDEEGALLDFDYREVQAAQAIIANARSVMLVADSTKLRRSAPVRIAHLSQIQTFVTDAALPAGIANICHSRGIEVIEAMPKPSVDIDEAGPEPAPPTLRRA, encoded by the coding sequence GTGACCGGACTGACCCACCGCCAATCCGAAATCCTCAATATCGCCCGTGCCTTCGGCCGGGTGATGGTGGACGATCTCGCCCGCCGGTTCGAGGTCTCGGCGCAGACCATCCGCAAGGATCTCAACGACCTCTGCGACCACCGCTCGCTGACCCGCATCCATGGCGGCGCCATCATCGCCTCCGGGGTCGAGAACCTCGCCTACGAGGCGCGCCGCTTCGTCGCCGCCGAGGAGAAGAAGGCGATCGGAGTCGCCGCCGCGGCGCAGATACCGAACGGCTGCTCGCTGTTCATCAATATCGGCACCACCACGGAAGAAGTCGCCAGCGCCCTGACCTCGCATGAGGATCTGCTCGTCATCACCAACAACCTCAACGTCGCGATGCTGTTGTACCGGCATCCGCGCATCGAGGTGATCGTGGCCGGCGGCGCGGTGCGCCGCGCCGACGGTGCGGTGATCGGCTCGACCGCGATCAGCCTGATCGGCCAGTTCAAGGTCGATTACGCCATCATCGGCGCCTCGGCGATCGACGAGGAGGGCGCACTACTGGACTTCGACTATCGCGAAGTGCAGGCGGCGCAGGCCATCATCGCCAATGCCCGCAGCGTCATGCTGGTCGCCGATTCGACCAAACTGCGCCGCAGCGCGCCGGTGCGCATCGCCCATCTCAGCCAGATCCAGACGTTTGTGACCGACGCGGCGCTGCCGGCCGGCATCGCCAACATCTGCCATAGCAGAGGCATCGAGGTGATCGAGGCGATGCCGAAACCGTCGGTCGATATCGACGAAGCCGGCCCCGAGCCCGCTCCGCCCACCCTGCGGCGCGCCTGA
- the glpD gene encoding glycerol-3-phosphate dehydrogenase: MDQIFDLAIIGGGINGCGIARDAAGRGNSVFLCEMNDLASGTSSWSTKLVHGGLRYLEYYEFRLVREALIEREILWQIAPHIIRPLRFVLPHHAGLRPAWLLRLGLFLYDHIGGRKLLPPTRSVDLTRDEVGKPLVPNRFTRAFEYSDCFVDDARLVVLTARDAADRGAEIRTRSRAVEIRQADGIWHVTVEDTVSGARSTIRARALVNAGGPWVENVLASGAGVNAKAKVRLVQGSHVVVRKLYAHDRAYMFQNSDGRIVFVIPYQDDFTLIGTTDRDYDGDPAKVKATGEEIKYLCDSVSEYLAKPVKPEDVVWTYSGVRPLYDDGASEAKAATRDYVFELDTPGGAPLLSIYGGKITTYRRLAEEALERLAPYLRGATPREVFKAKQGWTGKSPLPGGDIDVSAIAALTAELVRNYPFLTSAHANRLAHAYGTRAAKLLGEARSLDDLGQSFGATLTESEVRYLIANEWARTAEDIVWRRSKLGLRLSAAEVAALEDWMAANHVASGPPLREAGGRT, encoded by the coding sequence TTGGACCAAATTTTCGACCTCGCGATCATTGGTGGCGGCATCAACGGCTGCGGCATCGCGCGCGACGCGGCGGGCCGTGGCAATTCAGTTTTCCTCTGTGAAATGAATGATTTGGCCAGCGGGACGTCATCCTGGTCGACCAAGCTCGTGCATGGCGGCTTGCGCTACCTCGAATATTACGAGTTTCGTTTGGTGCGCGAGGCGCTGATCGAGCGCGAAATCCTCTGGCAGATCGCCCCGCACATCATCCGTCCCCTGCGTTTCGTTTTGCCGCACCATGCAGGGTTGCGTCCGGCCTGGCTGCTGCGTCTGGGGTTGTTTCTTTACGACCATATCGGCGGCCGCAAATTGCTGCCGCCGACGCGTTCGGTCGACCTGACCCGTGACGAGGTCGGCAAGCCGCTGGTGCCCAACCGTTTCACTCGGGCGTTCGAATATTCCGACTGCTTCGTCGACGACGCCCGCCTCGTGGTGCTCACCGCGCGCGATGCGGCGGACCGCGGCGCCGAGATCCGCACCCGTTCCCGCGCGGTCGAGATCCGGCAGGCCGACGGCATCTGGCACGTCACCGTCGAGGATACCGTGAGCGGCGCGCGCTCGACGATCAGGGCTCGCGCGCTGGTCAACGCTGGCGGTCCCTGGGTCGAGAATGTGCTGGCCTCCGGCGCCGGCGTCAACGCCAAGGCCAAAGTGCGGCTGGTGCAGGGCTCCCACGTCGTGGTCCGCAAGCTCTATGCCCATGACCGCGCCTACATGTTCCAGAACAGCGACGGCCGCATCGTGTTCGTGATTCCCTATCAGGACGACTTCACCCTGATCGGCACCACCGACCGCGATTACGACGGCGATCCCGCCAAGGTGAAAGCCACCGGCGAGGAGATCAAATATCTCTGCGATTCCGTCAGCGAATATCTGGCCAAGCCGGTCAAGCCGGAGGACGTGGTCTGGACTTATTCGGGCGTCCGCCCGCTCTATGACGACGGCGCCAGCGAAGCCAAGGCCGCCACCCGCGATTACGTGTTCGAACTCGACACCCCCGGCGGCGCGCCGCTGCTGTCGATCTACGGCGGCAAGATCACCACCTACCGGCGCCTCGCCGAGGAAGCGCTCGAACGTCTCGCGCCATATTTGCGCGGCGCCACGCCCCGCGAGGTCTTCAAGGCCAAGCAAGGCTGGACCGGCAAGTCGCCGCTGCCCGGCGGCGACATCGACGTCTCGGCGATCGCGGCGCTGACGGCGGAACTGGTGCGGAACTATCCGTTCCTGACCTCTGCCCATGCCAACCGTCTGGCGCATGCCTATGGCACTCGCGCTGCAAAACTGCTCGGCGAAGCCAGATCGCTCGATGATCTCGGCCAGTCCTTCGGCGCCACCCTGACCGAGAGCGAGGTCAGGTACCTGATCGCCAACGAATGGGCCCGCACCGCCGAAGACATCGTCTGGCGGCGCTCCAAGCTCGGCTTGCGCCTGTCGGCGGCCGAGGTTGCCGCACTTGAAGACTGGATGGCCGCCAACCACGTTGCTTCCGGGCCTCCCTTGCGTGAAGCAGGAGGGCGGACATGA
- a CDS encoding ABC transporter ATP-binding protein, which produces MTVTLEHVTRTVDGIPAIRDVSLTLERGTLSVLLGPTLSGKTSIMRLMAGLDTPTSGRVLVDGKDVTGLDVRQRSVAMVYQQFINYPSLTVYENIASPLRVQRRPREEIEKRVQEAARLLKLEPYLDRTPLQLSGGQQQRTAIARALVKGADLVLLDEPLANLDYKLREELRTELPRIFEASGAIFVYATTEPSEALLLGGRTVCMWEGEVLQAGDTSKVYRHPDTLRVAQVFSDPPLNIVGIEKHDGSVQYAGGVKAPASGLYAGLGDGAYRVGFRAHQLEVAKGIAGRHAFHATVTVTEITGSESFVHLSRDASNWVAVLQGVHEFEPGHVLDAVLDPDNVFVFDAAGRLVAAPGAM; this is translated from the coding sequence ATGACGGTCACGCTCGAGCACGTCACGCGCACCGTGGATGGCATTCCGGCCATCCGCGATGTCTCGCTGACGCTCGAGCGCGGCACCTTGAGCGTGCTGCTCGGCCCGACGCTGTCGGGCAAGACCTCGATCATGCGGCTTATGGCCGGCCTCGATACGCCGACTTCGGGCCGCGTGCTGGTCGACGGCAAGGATGTCACCGGCCTCGACGTGCGCCAGCGTTCGGTGGCGATGGTCTATCAGCAGTTCATCAATTATCCCTCGCTGACGGTCTATGAAAACATTGCCTCGCCGTTGCGGGTGCAGCGCCGGCCGCGCGAGGAAATCGAAAAGCGCGTGCAGGAGGCGGCAAGACTACTCAAGCTCGAGCCGTATCTCGACCGCACGCCGCTGCAATTGTCGGGCGGGCAGCAGCAGCGCACCGCGATCGCGCGTGCACTGGTCAAGGGCGCCGACCTGGTGCTGCTCGACGAGCCCCTGGCCAATCTCGACTACAAGCTGCGCGAGGAACTGCGCACCGAACTGCCGCGCATTTTCGAAGCCTCCGGCGCGATCTTCGTCTACGCCACCACCGAACCGTCGGAAGCCCTGCTGCTGGGCGGCCGCACCGTCTGCATGTGGGAAGGCGAGGTATTGCAGGCCGGCGACACCTCGAAGGTCTATCGCCATCCCGACACCTTGCGCGTCGCCCAGGTGTTTTCCGATCCGCCGCTCAACATCGTCGGCATCGAAAAGCACGACGGCTCGGTGCAATATGCCGGCGGCGTCAAGGCGCCGGCCTCCGGACTCTATGCCGGGCTCGGCGACGGGGCCTACCGCGTCGGCTTCCGCGCCCATCAGCTCGAGGTCGCCAAGGGCATCGCCGGCCGCCACGCCTTCCACGCCACCGTGACCGTGACCGAGATCACCGGCTCGGAAAGCTTCGTGCATCTCAGTCGCGACGCCTCCAACTGGGTCGCGGTGCTGCAGGGCGTGCACGAGTTCGAGCCGGGCCACGTGCTCGACGCCGTGCTCGATCCCGACAATGTCTTTGTGTTCGACGCGGCCGGCCGCTTGGTCGCAGCACCAGGCGCGATGTGA
- a CDS encoding ABC transporter ATP-binding protein: protein MARIDLVDLAHSYGGNDAAPESFALKPISMTWRQGGAYALLGPSGCGKTTLLNLISGIVTPSRGKILFDGVDITPLSTQKRNIAQVFQFPVIYDTMTVGQNLAFPLKNRGMVRSDILARVAEIADLLDLTPYLERKATRLTADAKQKISLGRGLVRSDVAAVLFDEPLTVIDPELKWQLRSKLKALHRELDLTMIYVTHDQTEALTFADTVVVMHDGRVVQSGTPAELFDKPAHTFVGYFIGSPGMNIVSAEVRGREARIDGHIIRLDRNYDGLPPGAKIEIGVRPEFVDIAPPGSGLLLANIERIDDLGRVRFARVRVGDAKFAARVPPGFSIPGNEAGLLFDPAHVHVYADSLLVEGA, encoded by the coding sequence ATGGCCCGCATTGACCTCGTCGATCTCGCGCATTCCTACGGCGGCAACGATGCCGCCCCCGAATCCTTTGCGCTGAAGCCGATCTCGATGACCTGGCGGCAGGGCGGGGCCTATGCGCTGCTCGGGCCGTCCGGCTGCGGCAAGACCACGCTGCTCAACCTGATTTCCGGCATCGTCACCCCGTCGCGCGGAAAAATCCTGTTCGACGGCGTCGACATCACACCGCTGTCAACCCAGAAGCGCAACATCGCGCAGGTGTTCCAGTTTCCGGTGATCTACGACACCATGACGGTCGGACAGAACCTGGCGTTTCCGTTGAAGAATCGCGGCATGGTCAGGAGCGACATCCTGGCGCGGGTCGCCGAGATCGCCGACCTGCTCGACCTCACGCCCTATCTGGAGCGCAAGGCGACGCGGCTGACGGCGGATGCCAAGCAGAAGATCTCGCTCGGCCGCGGGCTGGTGCGCTCCGACGTCGCCGCCGTGCTGTTCGACGAGCCGCTGACGGTGATCGATCCCGAGCTGAAATGGCAGCTGCGCTCCAAGCTCAAGGCGCTGCACCGCGAGCTCGACCTCACCATGATCTATGTCACCCACGACCAGACCGAGGCGCTGACCTTCGCCGATACCGTGGTCGTGATGCATGACGGCCGCGTGGTGCAGAGCGGCACGCCGGCGGAACTGTTCGACAAGCCGGCCCACACCTTCGTCGGCTATTTCATCGGCTCGCCCGGCATGAACATCGTGTCCGCCGAAGTGCGGGGCCGTGAGGCCCGGATCGACGGCCACATCATCCGGCTCGACCGCAACTATGACGGCCTGCCGCCGGGCGCGAAGATCGAAATCGGCGTGCGCCCCGAATTCGTCGACATCGCGCCGCCCGGCTCCGGCCTGCTGCTGGCCAATATCGAGCGGATCGACGATCTCGGCCGGGTCCGCTTCGCGCGGGTCCGCGTCGGCGACGCCAAATTCGCGGCACGGGTGCCGCCGGGATTTTCGATTCCCGGGAACGAGGCCGGACTGTTGTTCGACCCCGCGCATGTTCACGTCTACGCCGACAGCCTTCTGGTCGAGGGGGCATAA
- a CDS encoding carbohydrate ABC transporter permease, which yields MDKTVNQKAWFLVLPVFLIVAFSAILPLMTVVNYSMQDTFGNNQFFWNGVGWFKELLDPTTDLGERFLASLWRNLFFSAAILAIEVPLGIVVALSMPREGWRVAACLVIMALPLLIPWNVVGTIWQIFGRPDIGLMGYVLNHIGLNYNYVSNEFDAWATVIVMDVWHWTSLVALLCYAGLKSIPDAYYQAAQIDGASRWAVFTAIQLPKMNRVLLIAVLLRFMDSFMIYTEPFVVTGGGPGNSTTFVSIELVKIALGQFDLGKAAALSLVYNLIIIIVCWVFYTVMTNAGVEHRADKGGA from the coding sequence ATGGACAAGACCGTCAATCAGAAAGCCTGGTTCCTGGTGCTGCCGGTGTTCCTGATCGTGGCGTTCTCCGCGATCCTGCCGCTGATGACGGTCGTCAACTATTCGATGCAGGACACCTTCGGCAACAACCAGTTCTTCTGGAACGGCGTCGGCTGGTTCAAGGAACTGCTCGATCCCACCACCGATCTCGGCGAGCGCTTCCTGGCGTCGCTGTGGCGCAACCTGTTCTTCTCGGCGGCGATTCTCGCGATCGAGGTGCCGCTCGGCATCGTGGTCGCGCTGTCGATGCCGCGCGAGGGCTGGCGGGTCGCCGCCTGCCTCGTGATCATGGCGCTGCCGCTGCTAATTCCATGGAACGTGGTCGGCACCATCTGGCAGATTTTCGGACGGCCCGACATCGGCCTGATGGGCTACGTGCTCAACCACATCGGGTTGAACTACAACTACGTCTCCAACGAATTCGATGCCTGGGCCACCGTCATCGTGATGGATGTCTGGCACTGGACCAGCCTGGTCGCGCTGTTGTGCTATGCCGGACTGAAATCGATCCCCGACGCCTATTATCAGGCGGCGCAGATCGACGGTGCGTCGCGCTGGGCGGTGTTCACCGCGATCCAGCTGCCGAAGATGAACAGGGTGCTGCTGATCGCGGTGCTGCTGCGCTTCATGGACAGCTTCATGATCTACACCGAGCCGTTCGTGGTGACCGGCGGCGGGCCGGGCAATTCGACCACCTTCGTTTCGATCGAGCTGGTCAAGATCGCGCTCGGGCAGTTCGACCTCGGCAAGGCTGCGGCGCTGTCGCTGGTCTACAACCTCATCATCATCATCGTGTGCTGGGTGTTCTACACCGTCATGACCAATGCCGGCGTCGAGCACCGCGCCGACAAGGGAGGCGCATGA
- a CDS encoding carbohydrate ABC transporter permease, with protein MHSIPGRRLILSLFLIFLLLPIYWLVNMSFKTNNEIVTTMTLWPHQPTIANYMRIFTDESWYSGYLNSLKYVLINTVLSISFALPAAYAFSRYRFLGDKHLFFWLLSNRMAPPAVYALPFFNLYSAINLFDTPWAVALAHCLFNVPLAVWILEGFVSSVPREIDETAFLDGYSFPRFFLKILVPLIASGIGVAAFFCFMFSWVELLLARTLTSVNAKPIAATMTRTVSAAGVDWGLLAAAGVLTIIPGALVIWFVRNYIARGFALGRV; from the coding sequence ATGCATTCGATCCCCGGCCGCCGCCTCATCCTCTCGCTGTTCCTGATCTTCCTGCTGCTGCCGATCTACTGGCTGGTCAACATGAGCTTCAAGACCAACAACGAGATCGTGACCACCATGACGCTGTGGCCGCATCAGCCGACCATCGCCAACTACATGCGCATCTTCACCGACGAGAGCTGGTATTCCGGCTACCTCAATTCGCTGAAATACGTGCTGATCAATACCGTGCTCTCGATCTCGTTCGCGTTGCCGGCGGCTTACGCGTTCTCGCGCTACCGCTTCCTCGGCGACAAGCACCTGTTCTTCTGGCTGCTGTCGAACCGGATGGCGCCGCCGGCGGTCTATGCGCTGCCATTCTTCAATCTCTATTCCGCGATCAACCTGTTCGATACGCCGTGGGCGGTGGCGCTGGCGCATTGCCTGTTCAATGTGCCGCTGGCGGTGTGGATTCTCGAAGGCTTCGTCTCCAGCGTGCCGCGCGAGATCGACGAGACCGCGTTCCTCGACGGCTATTCGTTCCCGCGCTTCTTCCTGAAGATCCTGGTGCCCTTGATCGCCAGCGGCATCGGCGTCGCGGCATTCTTCTGCTTCATGTTCTCCTGGGTGGAACTGCTGCTGGCGCGCACGCTGACCTCGGTCAACGCCAAGCCGATCGCCGCGACCATGACGCGTACGGTGTCCGCCGCCGGGGTCGACTGGGGCCTGCTCGCCGCTGCCGGCGTGCTCACCATCATCCCCGGCGCGCTGGTGATCTGGTTCGTCCGCAACTACATCGCGCGCGGCTTCGCGCTCGGCAGGGTTTGA
- a CDS encoding DUF2160 domain-containing protein → MEHIAWMAWTVPTAIFFALLATTLAVMTWLAVAYPEAERVGILRIPTTRGDRLFLSLIMAAVIHLLWIGLVGTDTLLTIPVGEGIEVPSLWLATAISLVSAVAIFRTV, encoded by the coding sequence ATGGAACACATCGCATGGATGGCCTGGACGGTCCCGACCGCGATCTTCTTCGCGCTGCTGGCCACGACGCTCGCGGTCATGACCTGGCTCGCGGTCGCCTATCCCGAAGCCGAACGCGTCGGGATCCTGCGCATTCCGACCACGCGCGGCGACCGGCTGTTCCTTTCGTTGATCATGGCCGCTGTCATTCACCTGTTGTGGATCGGCCTCGTCGGCACCGACACGCTTCTGACCATTCCGGTCGGAGAAGGCATTGAAGTTCCGAGCCTGTGGCTCGCCACCGCAATTTCGCTCGTTTCGGCCGTTGCGATCTTCCGCACCGTCTGA
- a CDS encoding ABC transporter substrate-binding protein, whose product MTSAAAMIAASVGIAAPAFADDAVNQKWIDSEFQPSTLSKADQMKELQWFAKAAEPFKGLDINVVSETITTHEYESKTLAKAFTEITGIKVKHDLIQEGDVVEKLQTQMQSGKNVYDGWINDSDLIGTHSRYNQTVILSDYMAGEGKDVTDPMLDVNDFIGKSFTTGPDGKLYQLPDQQFANLYWFRYDWFSNPEYKAKFKAKYGYDLGVPVNWSAYEDIAEFFTNDIKEINGVRVYGHMDYGKKDPSLGWRFTDAWLSMAGNGDKGIPNGLPVDEWGIRMEGCRPVGSSVERGGDTNGPAAVYSIAKYLEWMKKYAPPQAQGMTFSEAGPVPAQGNIAQQIFWYTAFTADMVKPGIPVVNADGTPKWRMAPSPHGSYWKEGMKLGYQDAGSATLLKSTPPDRRKAAWLYLQFINSKTVSLKKSHVGLTFIRESDIWDKSFTERAPKLGGLIEFYRSPARVQWTPTGNNVPDYPKLAQLWWQNIGDASSGAKTPQAAMDALAAAQDSVLERLEKSGVQGACGPKLNKKEKPEFWFAKAEKDKTIAPQRKLANEKPKGETVDYDALIKSWPATPPKRASLN is encoded by the coding sequence ATGACCAGCGCCGCGGCGATGATTGCGGCATCGGTCGGCATAGCCGCGCCCGCATTTGCGGACGACGCCGTCAACCAGAAATGGATCGACAGCGAATTCCAGCCCTCGACCTTGTCCAAGGCCGATCAGATGAAGGAACTGCAGTGGTTTGCCAAGGCAGCGGAACCCTTCAAGGGCCTGGACATCAACGTCGTGTCGGAAACGATCACGACGCATGAATACGAATCCAAGACCCTGGCCAAGGCCTTCACCGAAATCACCGGCATCAAGGTCAAGCACGACCTGATCCAGGAAGGCGACGTCGTCGAGAAGCTGCAGACCCAGATGCAGTCCGGCAAGAACGTCTATGACGGCTGGATCAACGACTCCGACCTGATCGGCACGCACTCTCGCTACAACCAGACGGTCATTCTGTCCGACTACATGGCGGGCGAAGGCAAGGACGTCACCGATCCGATGCTCGACGTCAACGACTTCATCGGCAAGTCGTTCACCACGGGTCCGGATGGCAAGCTCTATCAGCTGCCCGACCAGCAGTTCGCGAACCTCTATTGGTTCCGCTACGACTGGTTCTCCAATCCGGAATACAAGGCCAAGTTCAAGGCCAAGTACGGCTACGACCTCGGCGTTCCCGTGAACTGGTCGGCCTATGAGGATATCGCCGAGTTCTTCACCAACGACATCAAGGAGATCAACGGCGTCCGGGTCTATGGCCACATGGACTACGGCAAGAAGGATCCGTCGCTGGGATGGCGGTTCACCGACGCCTGGCTGTCGATGGCCGGCAACGGCGACAAGGGCATCCCGAACGGTCTTCCGGTCGATGAATGGGGCATCCGCATGGAAGGCTGCCGTCCGGTCGGCTCATCCGTCGAGCGTGGCGGCGACACCAACGGCCCGGCGGCGGTCTATTCGATCGCCAAGTATCTCGAATGGATGAAGAAGTATGCCCCGCCGCAGGCGCAGGGCATGACCTTCTCCGAAGCGGGTCCGGTGCCGGCGCAAGGCAACATCGCGCAGCAGATCTTCTGGTACACCGCCTTCACCGCCGACATGGTGAAGCCCGGTATTCCGGTCGTGAACGCCGATGGCACGCCGAAATGGCGCATGGCCCCGTCGCCGCACGGCTCCTACTGGAAGGAAGGCATGAAGCTCGGCTACCAGGACGCCGGCTCGGCCACGCTCTTGAAGTCGACGCCCCCGGATCGCCGCAAGGCGGCCTGGCTCTATCTGCAGTTCATCAACTCCAAGACGGTTTCCTTGAAGAAGAGCCATGTCGGTCTCACCTTCATCCGTGAATCCGACATCTGGGACAAGTCGTTCACCGAGCGTGCGCCGAAGCTCGGCGGCCTGATCGAGTTCTACCGCTCGCCCGCGCGCGTGCAGTGGACCCCGACCGGCAACAACGTGCCCGACTATCCGAAGCTCGCGCAATTGTGGTGGCAAAACATCGGCGATGCGTCGTCCGGTGCGAAGACGCCGCAGGCGGCGATGGATGCCTTGGCTGCGGCCCAGGACTCGGTGCTGGAACGCCTCGAAAAATCGGGCGTGCAGGGCGCCTGTGGGCCCAAGCTGAACAAGAAGGAGAAGCCGGAATTCTGGTTCGCGAAGGCCGAAAAGGACAAGACCATCGCGCCCCAGCGCAAGCTGGCGAACGAGAAGCCGAAGGGCGAGACCGTCGACTACGACGCGCTGATCAAGTCGTGGCCGGCCACCCCGCCCAAGCGCGCCTCGTTGAACTGA
- a CDS encoding alkene reductase, whose amino-acid sequence MSQPTKLFEPYKLGPITLPNRLVMAPLTRNRAVPPGMVPSSLAVEYYGQRASAGLLVTEASQVSQQGQGYQDTPGIYSREQVAGWRKVTDRVHERGGRIFIQLWHVGRISHTSLQPNGGAPVAPSAIRAKGKTFVNGTFTDISEPRALALEEIPGIIESFKRGAANAIEAGFDGVEIHGANGYLLDQFAKDGTNKRTDAYGGSIENRARLMLEISKVVAAEAGPERTGIRISPVTPANDVSDSNPQPLFDHIVDGLNALKLVYIHVIEGATGGPRDNAPFDYASLRKRFSGAYVANNGYDFELATRVLAADAADLIAFGKPFISNPDLVERLKKGAPLNAFDKATFYGGGAKGYTDYPTLGAAESAE is encoded by the coding sequence ATGAGCCAGCCGACTAAACTGTTCGAACCCTACAAGCTCGGCCCGATCACGCTGCCGAACCGCCTTGTGATGGCGCCCCTGACCCGCAACCGCGCGGTCCCGCCCGGCATGGTGCCCAGTTCACTGGCGGTCGAATATTACGGGCAGCGCGCGTCCGCGGGCTTGCTGGTCACCGAGGCGAGCCAGGTCTCGCAGCAGGGCCAGGGCTATCAGGACACGCCCGGCATCTATTCCAGGGAACAGGTTGCGGGATGGCGCAAGGTCACCGACCGCGTGCATGAGCGAGGCGGCCGCATCTTCATCCAGCTCTGGCATGTCGGCCGGATCTCGCACACCTCGCTGCAGCCGAATGGCGGCGCGCCGGTCGCGCCCTCTGCGATCCGCGCCAAGGGCAAGACGTTCGTGAACGGCACCTTCACCGACATCTCCGAGCCGCGCGCGCTGGCACTGGAGGAAATCCCCGGCATCATCGAGAGCTTCAAACGCGGCGCTGCGAACGCGATCGAGGCCGGGTTCGACGGCGTCGAAATCCACGGCGCCAACGGCTACCTGCTCGACCAATTTGCAAAAGACGGCACCAACAAGCGCACCGACGCCTATGGCGGATCGATCGAGAACCGCGCCAGGCTGATGCTGGAGATATCGAAGGTAGTGGCCGCGGAAGCCGGCCCCGAGCGCACCGGCATACGCATTTCGCCGGTGACGCCGGCCAACGACGTTTCCGACTCCAATCCGCAGCCGTTGTTCGATCACATCGTAGACGGGCTCAACGCGCTGAAGCTCGTCTACATCCACGTCATCGAAGGCGCGACCGGCGGCCCGCGCGACAACGCGCCGTTCGACTACGCGTCGTTGCGCAAGCGCTTCAGCGGCGCCTATGTCGCCAACAACGGCTACGATTTCGAGCTCGCCACCAGGGTGCTCGCAGCCGATGCGGCCGACCTGATCGCGTTCGGCAAGCCGTTCATCTCCAACCCCGACCTGGTCGAGCGGCTGAAGAAGGGCGCACCGCTGAACGCGTTCGACAAGGCGACGTTCTACGGCGGCGGCGCGAAGGGATATACGGATTACCCGACGCTCGGCGCCGCGGAGTCGGCGGAGTAA
- a CDS encoding DUF1993 domain-containing protein: MSFHDASVAAYLQMLNSLTGILTKAEAHCKAKNIQPDVLLGARLYPDMLPFTRQVQLVCDFATKGCARLTHSEVPAIPDTEKSFDELKARLARTIDYVKSFKPAQFEGADSRDVTFPAGPDKTMTLKGQQFLSHYSLPNFYFHAATAHDILRHNGVEIGKRDFLGVS; the protein is encoded by the coding sequence ATGTCGTTCCACGACGCTTCCGTTGCCGCCTACCTGCAGATGCTCAACAGCCTTACCGGCATCCTCACCAAGGCCGAGGCGCATTGCAAGGCGAAGAACATCCAGCCCGACGTGTTGCTCGGCGCCCGACTCTATCCGGACATGCTGCCCTTCACCCGCCAGGTGCAGCTGGTCTGCGACTTCGCGACCAAGGGCTGCGCGCGCCTGACCCACAGCGAAGTGCCGGCCATTCCCGACACCGAAAAGAGCTTCGACGAATTGAAGGCGCGGCTGGCCAGGACCATCGACTATGTGAAGTCGTTCAAGCCGGCGCAATTCGAAGGCGCAGACAGCCGCGACGTCACCTTTCCGGCCGGCCCCGACAAGACCATGACCCTGAAGGGCCAGCAGTTCCTCAGCCATTACTCGCTGCCAAACTTCTACTTCCACGCCGCCACCGCCCACGACATCCTCCGGCACAACGGCGTCGAAATCGGCAAGCGGGATTTTCTCGGGGTGAGTTAG